From a single Bacillus sp. 2205SS5-2 genomic region:
- a CDS encoding potassium channel family protein, which produces MNKEFVVIGLGRFGGSIVRELAEQGMEVMAIDKDDDKVNEYSAIASHAVVADSTDESVLKSLGCRNFDHVIVAIGDDIQASILTTLMLKEIGVENITVKAQNDYHEKVLRKIGADHVVHPERDMGKRIAHNIVSNNVLDYLELSDEHSIVEIVANAHLAGNSLIDLDIRAKYGINIVAFKRGNEVIVSPQAEDVIRVGDVLIVIGADTDINRFEKKVL; this is translated from the coding sequence GTGAATAAAGAGTTTGTAGTCATAGGCTTAGGCCGTTTTGGTGGCAGCATCGTTCGTGAGTTAGCTGAACAAGGCATGGAAGTGATGGCAATAGATAAAGATGACGATAAAGTGAACGAATACTCTGCTATTGCGTCACATGCGGTAGTTGCTGATTCTACAGATGAATCGGTATTAAAAAGCTTAGGGTGCCGTAATTTTGATCACGTCATTGTGGCCATAGGTGATGATATTCAAGCAAGTATCTTAACAACGTTGATGTTGAAAGAAATTGGTGTTGAAAACATTACCGTAAAAGCACAAAATGATTATCATGAAAAGGTCCTTCGCAAGATCGGAGCGGACCACGTCGTTCATCCAGAACGAGACATGGGAAAACGGATTGCTCATAATATCGTTTCTAATAATGTATTAGATTACTTAGAGTTATCTGACGAACATTCAATCGTAGAAATTGTTGCCAATGCTCATTTAGCTGGTAATTCACTGATTGATTTAGATATTCGAGCGAAATATGGAATAAATATTGTTGCCTTTAAACGTGGAAATGAAGTGATTGTTTCACCTCAAGCTGAAGATGTAATTCGTGTGGGAGATGTGTTAATCGTCATTGGAGCAGATACTGATATAAATCGTTTTGAAAAAAAAGTTTTATAG
- a CDS encoding cytochrome d ubiquinol oxidase subunit II gives MSLEVLGITVLWIFLYGYLIVASIDFGAGFFAFYGKVVGKDHILNGLISRYLSPVWEVTNVFFVFFFVGLVGFFPDTAYYYGTALLIPGSIAIILLAIRGSFYAFGNYGSKNNIVFLFLYGATGLLIPASLSTALTMSEGGFLQVSEDKVNFLAKELFSSPYSWSVVGLSIVSVLFISASFLTFYADRAGDQQSKAVLRQFALFWSPPTIIASLLVFVALREHNLEHFMNAIEIWWMFGLSLLFFGIASYLIYKQKAYGLAFIAVMLQFFFAFFGYGASHLPYILYPYITLESGVTNPTMGAALVTVFIAGLCLLIPSLILLMRLFLFDADYVKGNK, from the coding sequence TTGAGTCTTGAAGTATTAGGAATCACTGTCTTATGGATTTTCTTATATGGCTATCTCATTGTAGCATCAATTGATTTTGGAGCAGGATTTTTTGCCTTTTATGGGAAGGTAGTCGGAAAAGATCATATCTTAAATGGTCTAATTAGTCGATATCTATCTCCAGTTTGGGAAGTAACAAATGTCTTTTTTGTCTTCTTTTTTGTTGGATTGGTCGGTTTTTTCCCTGACACAGCTTACTATTATGGTACAGCATTATTAATACCAGGGAGCATAGCCATTATTCTCTTAGCTATTAGAGGATCGTTTTATGCGTTTGGAAATTATGGATCAAAGAATAATATTGTGTTTTTGTTTTTGTACGGTGCAACTGGCTTGTTAATTCCAGCATCACTCTCTACAGCACTTACGATGTCAGAAGGTGGCTTTCTACAAGTTTCAGAGGATAAAGTGAATTTCCTAGCAAAAGAGCTATTTTCCAGTCCATATTCATGGAGTGTTGTAGGTCTCTCGATTGTTTCTGTTCTGTTTATTTCTGCTTCATTTTTAACATTTTATGCGGACCGAGCAGGGGATCAGCAATCGAAGGCTGTTTTAAGGCAATTTGCATTATTTTGGAGTCCGCCTACGATAATTGCATCACTACTAGTATTTGTTGCATTACGCGAACATAATTTAGAACATTTTATGAACGCAATTGAGATTTGGTGGATGTTTGGATTAAGCTTGCTTTTCTTTGGCATCGCTTCTTATTTAATTTATAAGCAAAAAGCATATGGACTTGCATTTATTGCTGTCATGCTCCAATTCTTCTTCGCCTTTTTTGGGTATGGTGCTTCTCACTTACCTTATATCTTGTACCCATATATTACACTTGAATCTGGCGTTACAAACCCAACTATGGGCGCAGCGCTAGTAACCGTATTTATTGCAGGATTGTGTTTGCTAATCCCTTCTCTCATTTTACTCATGCGCTTATTTTTATTCGATGCAGATTATGTGAAAGGAAATAAGTAG